One segment of Erigeron canadensis isolate Cc75 chromosome 2, C_canadensis_v1, whole genome shotgun sequence DNA contains the following:
- the LOC122586910 gene encoding ubiquitin carboxyl-terminal hydrolase 16-like, which translates to MVVVVYLLSVSIGFVIYIIIRNKLRKAAERADEIKRLLVFASEEAARAEIEATTNPGYFYSSVDSVSGSGWVPAAPVSSWVPVDPVSGWVQPPQAPVKAGGYECVVCFSPTSTRCAKCKAVRYCSGRCQIVHWRQGHKDECRPYVAVKSVKDVKVSNDISPDKSAREGLHPDDDAKVHSYQPKSGSVLQSPCESSSEEYSTFSTPTRSSETSSGSSEDSDTMDSHQFADVKPEHETVVSPARKSTASVKINQKNFNTSDEDAQPRFSRSSSRGDDGSGRASFSEPSTIPSDFWSGALPSKKSTVDELDGLDRLGFSGDANETMSVSSKVTKIDQKSCIMKGTNITPSILNNAPLNGLGSRKPDREILSSNEILIDGQKSTRPPKSTPEMMKETKVSPPVTGEHSPIKDSKPVGAIPPAIPQRSNYVVENKSVASPALKSTRVISSASKTSDTHLTSSTSRLASQSTKPVVVHESSRSGLKSMQKVIDQFKPSKLTRPCSPRADTDTAHKYSCKGLFSYEMFVKLYNWKQVELRPFGLVNCGNSCYANAVLQCLMYTPPLNAYLLQGFHSNACHKREWCFTCEFEALVLKAKNGYSPLSPIHILSQLESNGRNLGHGKEEDAHEFLRYAIDTLQSVCLREAGTSTSNSLEEETTLIGLTFGGYLRSKIKCMKCGGKSERNERMMDLTVEIEGDIGTLEEALNKFTCTEILDGENKYKCSRCKSYERAKKKLTLLEAPNVLTIALKRFQSGKFGKLNKSIHFPEILDMAPYVSGTSDKSPVYRLYGVVVHVDIMNAAFSGHYVCYVKNLENRWFKMDDTRVKEVDVQSVLTKSAYMLLYARCSPRAPRVIRSLLSRQHNDPKKHKMAPSFTSRSHSSQPWDVNHDHPTIRHRTLEEESSSSSDGSGMFSESCSCSTESSRRDSSSIEDHFSLDWESSPPWRSVHMNSSDSDTSSSSSFPSPLYFRHSQLYNEDDECRKASFSNSYSEPNVDRLGGRPVNPLETSKPTLRRSTTRGRSD; encoded by the exons ATGGTGGTTGTTGTTTATTTACTATCTGTATCTATaggttttgttatatatataatcattagaAATAAATTGCGAAAAGCAGCAGAAAGGGCTGATGAGATCAAAAGGCTTTTAGTTTTTGCTTCTGAAGAAGCTGCCAGGGCTGAAATTGAAGCTACTACTAATCCGGGTTACTTTTATAGCTCCGTTGATTCGGTTTCGGGTTCGGGTTGGGTACCTGCTGCCCCGGTTTCCAGTTGGGTTCCTGTGGACCCGGTTTCCGGTTGGGTTCAACCGCCTCAAGCTCCGGTGAAGGCTGGAGGTTATGAATGTGTAGTTTGTTTTTCGCCTACTAGTACTCGGTGTGCCAAGTGTAAAGCGGTTCGATATTG CTCCGGCAGATGTCAAATTGTTCACTGGAGACAAGGTCACAAGGATGAATGCCGCCCTTATGTGGCTGTGAAATCTGTCAAAGATGTTAAAGTTTCCAATGATATCTCACCAGATAAAAGTGCCCGTGAAGGTTTGCATCCCGATGATGATGCTAAAGTCCACTCTTATCAACCTAAAAGTGGATCTGTCCTCCAATCACCTTGTGAATCGTCATCTGAGGAATATTCTACTTTCTCTACCCCTACTAGATCTTCTGAAACCAGCTCTGGCAGTTCCGAGGATTCGGATACGATGGATTCTCATCAGTTTGCTGATGTTAAACCGGAGCATGAGACTGTGGTCAGTCCAGCAAGGAAATCTACTGCTTCAGTAAAGATCAATCAGAAGAATTTTAACACTAGCGATGAAGATGCTCAGCCTAGGTTTTCAAGATCATCTTCTAGGGGTGATGATGGCTCTGGCAGGGCTTCGTTTTCCGAGCCTTCTACAATCCCTTCTGATTTTTGGAGTGGGGCACTCCCTTCCAAGAAGTCTACTGTTGATGAACTTGATGGATTAGATAGGCTTGGCTTCAGTGGGGATGCCAATGAGACCATGAGCGTGTCTTCCAAAGTAACTAAAATTGATCAGAAAAGCTGTATTATGAAAGGCACAAATATCACACCATCCATATTGAATAACGCTCCTCTAAATGGGCTGGGAAGTAGGAAGCCTGATCGTGAGATCTTATCATCTAATGAAATCTTGATTGATGGTCAGAAGTCCACTAGGCCACCAAAATCTACCCCAGAAATGATGAAGGAAACTAAAGTTTCTCCACCTGTTACTGGAGAACACTCTCCGATTAAAGATTCTAAACCAGTAGGTGCTATTCCTCCTGCAATTCCGCAGAGGTCAAATTATGTGGTCGAGAACAAGAGTGTTGCTTCACCTGCATTAAAGTCTACAAGAGTAATCTCATCAGCATCCAAAACTTCTGACACTCATTTAACATCATCAACCAGCAGACTTGCATCTCAATCTACGAAGCCTGTAGTGGTTCATGAAAGCTCTAGAAGTGGATTGAAGTCGATGCAGAAAGTTATTGACCAGTTTAAGCCCTCGAAGTTGACTCGTCCTTGTTCACCAAGGGCAGACACTGACACAGCACATAAATACAGTTGCAAG GGTTTGTTCTCGTATGAAATGTTTGTCAAGCTTTACAACTGGAAACAGGTTGAATTGCGTCCTTTTGGCCTCGTAAATTGTGGAAACAG CTGTTACGCCAATGCTGTTCTTCAGTGTTTGATGTACACACCTCCTTTAAATGCTTACCTTCTTCAAGGATTCCACTCAAATGCAT GTCATAAGAGGGAATGGTGTTTCACATGTGAGTTTGAAGCTCTCGTTTTGAAGGCGAAGAATGGATATTCTCCACTTTCTCCCATTCACATACTTTCCCAGTTAGAGAGTAACGGAAGAAATCTTGGCCATGGCAAAGAAGAAGATGCACATGAATTTTTAAG GTATGCAATTGATACTTTGCAATCAGTTTGCCTAAGGGAAGCCGGAACAAGCACTTCCAACTCTCTAGAAGAAGAAACAACATTGATTGGACTTACCTTTGGGGGTTATCTAAGATCTAAG ATAAAGTGCATGAAATGCGGAGGCAAATCAGAGCGAAATGAGCGAATGATGGATCTGACTGTTGAAATAGAGGGTGATATTGGGACTCTAGAAGAAGCCTTGAATAAATTTACATGTACTGAGATACTTGACGGTGAAAACAAGTATAAATGCAGCAG GTGCAAATCCTATGAAAGAGCTAAAAAGAAGTTAACATTATTGGAGGCTCCAAATGTTCTTACCATTGCATTGAAGCGGTTTCAG TCTGGTAAATTTGGGAAGCTCAACAAGTCAATTCACTTTCCAGAGATTTTAGACATGGCTCCTTACGTGAGTGGGACGAGCGACAAATCCCCAGTTTACAGGCTTTATGGAGTTGTGGTTCATGTGGACATAATGAATGCAGCATTTTCTGGCCATTATGTGTGTTATGTTAAAAACCTTGAGAATCGGTGGTTCAAGATGGATGACACTAGG GTAAAAGAGGTGGATGTTCAAAGTGTCTTGACAAAAAGTGCATACATGCTTCTCTATGCAAG GTGTTCTCCACGTGCTCCACGAGTAATACGTAGCTTATTATCACGCCAGCACAATGAtccaaaaaaacacaaaatggcACCCTCGTTCACATCAAGATCTCACTCATCTCAACCATGGGACGTGAACCATGATCATCCGACGATACGTCACCGGACCCTCGAAGAAGAGTCATCCTCCTCGAGTGACGGTTCAGGGATGTTTTCAGAATCTTGTTCTTGCAGCACAGAGAGTAGTCGCAGGGATTCAAGCAGCATAGAAGACCACTTTTCGTTGGATTGGGAGAGCAGCCCTCCGTGGAGGAGCGTGCACATGAATTCGTCAGATTCCGACACATCTTCCTCCTCTTCGTTCCCCTCTCCCTTGTACTTTAGGCATTCTCAATTGTACAATGAGGATGATGAGTGTAGAAAGGCAAGCTTTAGTAATAGTTATAGTGAACCTAACGTCGATAGATTAGGTGGGCGGCCTGTCAACCCTTTGGAAACCTCAAAACCGACTTTGAGAAGATCAACGACTCGTGGAAGATCAGACTGA